From Neobacillus sp. PS2-9, the proteins below share one genomic window:
- the der gene encoding ribosome biogenesis GTPase Der: protein MVKPVIAIVGRPNVGKSTIFNRIVGERVSIVEDIPGVTRDRIYSSGEWLTHDFNVIDTGGIDIGDEPFLEQIRQQAEVAIDEADVIIFLTNGREGVTAADEEVAKILYKSKKPIVLAVNKIDNPEMREQIYDFYALGFGEPIPVSGSHGLGLGDLLDEAAKHFPKNKQADYDDDVIKFSLIGRPNVGKSSLVNAILGEERVIVSNIAGTTRDAVDSPYTYDGGKYVIIDTAGIRKKGKVYETTEKYSVLRALRAIERSDVVLVVINAEEGIIEQDKKIAGYAHEAGRAIVIVVNKWDAVEKDEKTMKELEQKIREHFLFLSYAPIVFLSAKTKKRIHTLLPMINTASENHSMRVETSVLNDVIMDAIAMNPAPTDKGKRLKIYYATQVAVKPPTFVVFVNEPELLHFSYERFLENRIRDAFGFEGTPIKIYARERK from the coding sequence ATGGTTAAACCTGTTATTGCCATTGTAGGACGGCCAAACGTTGGTAAATCTACTATTTTTAATCGAATCGTTGGTGAACGTGTTTCTATCGTAGAGGATATTCCTGGAGTTACAAGAGATCGTATTTATAGTTCTGGTGAGTGGTTAACACATGACTTTAATGTAATTGATACGGGTGGAATTGATATTGGTGATGAACCGTTTTTAGAGCAAATTCGTCAGCAGGCAGAAGTGGCAATCGATGAGGCGGATGTTATTATCTTCTTAACTAATGGTCGAGAAGGAGTAACAGCTGCGGATGAAGAGGTAGCAAAAATTTTATATAAGTCTAAAAAGCCAATTGTATTAGCTGTAAATAAAATCGATAATCCTGAGATGCGTGAGCAAATCTATGATTTTTATGCACTTGGATTTGGTGAACCAATTCCAGTTTCTGGCTCACATGGTCTAGGACTAGGAGATTTACTGGACGAAGCAGCAAAACACTTTCCGAAAAATAAGCAAGCAGATTATGATGATGATGTCATAAAGTTTTCTCTAATTGGGCGTCCGAATGTTGGGAAGTCTTCACTTGTTAACGCGATATTAGGTGAAGAACGTGTTATTGTTAGCAATATTGCTGGGACAACGCGTGATGCTGTCGATTCACCGTATACGTATGATGGAGGAAAATATGTCATAATAGATACAGCAGGAATCAGGAAAAAAGGAAAAGTGTATGAAACTACGGAGAAGTATAGTGTGCTTCGTGCGCTAAGGGCGATTGAACGTTCCGACGTAGTCTTGGTTGTTATTAATGCTGAAGAAGGTATTATTGAACAGGACAAGAAAATTGCAGGTTACGCACACGAGGCAGGACGAGCTATTGTTATTGTGGTTAATAAATGGGATGCGGTAGAAAAAGATGAGAAAACGATGAAGGAACTAGAACAAAAGATAAGAGAACATTTCTTATTTCTTAGTTATGCTCCAATTGTATTCTTATCTGCAAAGACGAAGAAGCGAATTCATACCCTCCTTCCGATGATTAACACAGCGAGTGAGAACCACTCGATGCGTGTAGAAACAAGTGTGTTGAATGATGTTATTATGGATGCAATTGCTATGAATCCAGCACCAACTGACAAAGGGAAACGCTTGAAAATTTATTATGCAACACAAGTTGCAGTAAAGCCTCCTACTTTTGTTGTTTTTGTCAATGAACCCGAATTATTGCATTTCTCCTATGAACGTTTCTTAGAGAACAGGATTAGAGATGCGTTTGGTTTCGAGGGAACCCCTATCAAAATTTATGCTAGAGAAAGAAAATAA
- a CDS encoding NAD(P)H-dependent glycerol-3-phosphate dehydrogenase — translation MQDQKAAIAVVGAGSWGTALAMVLADNSHEVRLWSHNEVQVKEINDCHTNNKYLPEIVLPDLIVGYASLHEALDGVDTVILAVPTKAIREVLGKIRGVISSPITIAHVSKGIEPDTLLRISEMIKEEMPKELLQDVVVLSGPSHAEEVSLRHPTTVTVSSENMAAAEKIQDLFINHNFRVYTNSDVIGVEIGGALKNIIALAAGITDGLGYGDNAKAALMTRGLAEIARLGTKMGANPLTFSGLTGIGDLIVTCTSVHSRNWRAGNLLGKGKTLDEVLDNMGMVVEGVRTTKAAYQLAKEYNVNMPITAALYDVLFNGKNAKDAVDVLMARGKTHEMEDLVNVLDERNI, via the coding sequence ATGCAGGATCAGAAAGCAGCAATAGCTGTTGTAGGCGCAGGGAGCTGGGGCACAGCACTTGCGATGGTTTTAGCCGATAACTCACATGAAGTTCGTTTGTGGAGCCATAACGAGGTCCAGGTAAAGGAAATCAATGACTGTCATACAAATAATAAATATTTACCTGAAATTGTTCTCCCAGATTTAATAGTTGGGTATGCCTCCTTACATGAAGCGTTGGACGGAGTTGACACTGTCATTTTAGCAGTTCCCACCAAAGCAATTCGTGAAGTTCTAGGGAAAATAAGAGGAGTCATTTCAAGTCCAATTACCATTGCGCATGTTAGTAAAGGAATTGAACCAGATACACTTTTACGTATATCAGAAATGATTAAAGAGGAAATGCCCAAAGAACTGTTGCAGGATGTGGTTGTTCTTTCTGGTCCAAGTCATGCGGAAGAGGTAAGTCTTAGACACCCCACAACCGTTACCGTTTCATCTGAAAATATGGCTGCTGCTGAAAAAATCCAGGATCTTTTTATCAATCATAATTTCCGGGTATATACAAACTCAGATGTTATCGGAGTTGAAATTGGTGGTGCACTAAAGAATATTATTGCATTAGCTGCGGGGATTACAGATGGTCTAGGATATGGAGATAATGCTAAGGCTGCATTAATGACTCGTGGATTGGCGGAAATCGCTCGTCTAGGCACCAAAATGGGTGCTAATCCGTTAACGTTTTCTGGATTAACTGGAATTGGTGATCTTATTGTTACATGTACCAGTGTTCATTCGAGAAACTGGAGAGCTGGAAATTTGTTAGGTAAAGGCAAAACCTTGGATGAAGTCCTTGATAACATGGGGATGGTTGTAGAGGGTGTTAGAACAACAAAGGCTGCTTATCAGTTAGCTAAGGAGTACAATGTAAACATGCCTATTACAGCTGCCCTATATGATGTCTTATTTAATGGGAAAAACGCGAAGGACGCAGTTGATGTATTAATGGCCCGTGGTAAAACCCATGAGATGGAAGACTTAGTTAATGTGTTAGATGAACGAAATATATAG
- a CDS encoding DUF2768 domain-containing protein → MSPAMIKMWISIAGMGLMFLAIITIYFSRYKLKGVLRVITAFFAYLFMLVAGLTLLIVFFT, encoded by the coding sequence TTGTCACCAGCAATGATTAAAATGTGGATTTCAATCGCAGGAATGGGTTTGATGTTTCTTGCAATTATTACCATATATTTTAGCAGGTATAAATTAAAAGGAGTTCTACGAGTTATTACAGCTTTTTTTGCTTATTTATTTATGCTCGTCGCCGGCTTGACTTTGCTTATCGTTTTCTTTACTTAA
- the spoIVA gene encoding stage IV sporulation protein A codes for MEKVDIFKDIAERTGGDIYLGVVGAVRTGKSTFIKKFMELVVLPNINSEAERSRAQDELPQSAAGKTIMTTEPKFVPNQAATVHVDEGLNVNIRLVDCVGYTVPGAKGYEDENGPRMITTPWYEEPIPFHEAAEIGTRKVIQEHSTIGVVVTTDGTIGEIPRSNYIEAEERVINELKEVGKPFIMVVNSAQPYHPSTETLRSSLAEKYDIPVIAMSVESMRDSDVLNVLREALYEFPVLEVNVNLPSWVMVLRENHWLRESYQEAVKETVKDIKRLRDVDRVVQQFSDFDFIDKAGLAGIEMGSGVAEIDLFAPDELYDDILKEIVGVEIRGKDHLLELMQDFAHAKAEYDHIADALKMVKQTGYGIASPTLSDMSLEEPEIIRQGARFGVRLRAVAPSIHMIKVDVESEFAPIIGTEKQSEELVRYLMQDFEDDPLSIWNSDIFGRSLSSIVREGIQAKLSLMPENARYKLKETLERIINEGSGGLIAIIL; via the coding sequence TTGGAAAAGGTAGATATTTTTAAAGATATTGCCGAGAGAACTGGAGGCGATATTTATTTAGGAGTAGTAGGAGCAGTTCGTACAGGAAAATCAACTTTTATCAAGAAATTTATGGAGCTTGTTGTTTTACCGAATATAAACAGTGAAGCGGAGAGATCAAGGGCACAAGATGAGTTGCCACAAAGTGCAGCAGGTAAAACAATTATGACAACAGAACCTAAATTTGTGCCTAATCAGGCAGCTACGGTTCATGTAGATGAGGGCTTAAATGTTAATATTAGGCTCGTAGATTGTGTGGGTTACACAGTACCAGGAGCCAAAGGGTATGAGGATGAGAATGGTCCAAGAATGATTACAACACCTTGGTATGAAGAGCCTATTCCGTTCCATGAGGCAGCAGAAATTGGTACGAGAAAGGTCATTCAAGAGCATTCAACAATCGGAGTTGTTGTAACAACAGATGGTACGATTGGAGAAATACCAAGAAGTAACTATATTGAAGCTGAGGAAAGAGTCATTAACGAACTTAAAGAAGTTGGTAAACCTTTTATTATGGTCGTTAATAGCGCTCAACCATACCATCCAAGTACAGAAACGCTTAGATCAAGTTTAGCTGAAAAATATGACATCCCAGTCATTGCTATGAGTGTAGAAAGTATGCGCGACAGTGATGTCCTAAATGTCCTTCGTGAAGCACTTTACGAGTTCCCAGTACTTGAAGTCAATGTAAATCTTCCGAGCTGGGTAATGGTATTACGTGAAAACCATTGGCTTCGTGAAAGCTATCAAGAGGCTGTCAAAGAGACAGTAAAAGATATCAAAAGATTAAGAGATGTGGATCGGGTAGTTCAACAATTCAGCGACTTTGACTTCATTGATAAGGCTGGTTTAGCTGGAATTGAAATGGGTTCAGGAGTTGCGGAAATTGATTTATTCGCTCCGGACGAATTATATGATGATATTTTAAAAGAAATTGTTGGGGTTGAAATCCGTGGAAAAGATCATCTGCTTGAATTAATGCAGGATTTTGCTCATGCAAAAGCAGAGTATGATCACATTGCGGATGCATTAAAAATGGTAAAGCAGACTGGTTATGGCATTGCGTCACCAACACTTTCTGATATGAGCCTTGAAGAACCAGAAATCATCCGTCAAGGAGCGAGATTTGGAGTAAGATTACGTGCTGTAGCACCATCTATTCATATGATTAAAGTTGATGTAGAATCAGAGTTTGCTCCAATTATCGGTACGGAAAAACAAAGTGAGGAGCTTGTACGCTATTTAATGCAAGACTTTGAGGATGATCCATTATCCATTTGGAATTCTGATATTTTTGGACGAAGCTTGAGTTCCATTGTTCGCGAAGGCATCCAAGCAAAGCTTTCCTTAATGCCAGAGAATGCAAGATATAAATTAAAAGAAACATTAGAGAGAATTATAAATGAAGGATCAGGCGGCTTGATTGCCATTATCCTCTAG
- the hbs gene encoding non-specific DNA-binding protein Hbs, with protein sequence MNKTELINAVAEASELSKKDATKAVDAVFDAILDALKNGDKVQLIGFGNFEVRERAARKGRNPQTGEEIEIGASKVPAFKPGKALKDAVK encoded by the coding sequence ATGAACAAGACAGAACTTATTAATGCAGTTGCTGAGGCTAGCGAGCTTTCTAAAAAGGACGCGACTAAAGCAGTTGATGCTGTTTTTGATGCGATTTTAGATGCTTTGAAAAACGGTGATAAAGTACAATTAATCGGCTTCGGAAACTTTGAAGTACGCGAGCGTGCAGCACGTAAAGGTCGTAACCCACAAACTGGTGAGGAAATCGAAATCGGTGCAAGCAAAGTTCCAGCTTTCAAACCAGGTAAAGCGCTTAAGGATG